The Mycobacterium haemophilum DSM 44634 sequence CTGGAGGCGGTCAATAGCGGCTCAGCGACGCGTGCCAGACGCGGAGGATGAGGGCCGAGATAGTGATGCCGAGGAAGGAGGGAGCAATGGTCGCCGACCCACAATGCGCCCGCTGCAAACAACCCATCGGACCGGGATGGCTCTACTTGACGGCGTATCGCCGTGGCCAGGCCGCGACGGCCGAAGACGGCGCAGTAGTTATTCACCTGCCCGACGAATGTCCACAGCCCGGAGAGCACGTTCCACGCTCCTAGCCCGGTGGCGGGCTGCACTGCGAGCAGGTTCGTCAGCCTTTCACCACACCGAGGGGTATGAGGCGGGCGACCTTGCGGGCTAGCCCGGCGAGGTGGCTGGTTTCGATGACAGCGTCGATGTCCTTATAGGCCTCGGGTTTTTCCTCAGCAAGCCCCTTGCGGGACTTGCCGCGCACAAGTACACCGGCATCCTCGAGGCTTCTGCTCAACGCCTCGGCGTTGGTGTGCCGGGCGGCTTGGTGGCGGCTTTGCACTCTGCCGGCGCCGTGTGCGGTGGAAAAGAAGGCGGGGTTATCCGGCACACCGGCCAGCACGTAGGAGGCGGTGCCCATCGTGCCGGGGATGAGCACCGGTTGGCCGACCGCGGCCAGTTCGGTCGGCACCTCGGGATGGTGCGGTGGTAGCGAGCGGGTCGCGCCCTTGCGGTGCACGCACAGGGTGCGCATCTGGCCGTCGACGGGATGTTCTTCGATCTTGGCGAGGTTATGCGATACGTCGTAAAGCAGGTCCAGCGATGTCGCGGTTTGCTTCTCGAACACCCGACGGGTCGCTTCGGTGAGTAGCTGACGGTTGGCGCGTCCGTAGTTGGCGGCCGCGGCCATCGCTGCCAGGTAGGCCTGTCCTTCGGGCGAGCGAACGGGCACACACGCCAACTGGCGGTCGGGTACTTGAATACCGTAGCGGCCCATAGCGTTTCCCATCTGGTGGACGTGATCGGTACAGATCTGGTGACCCAGGCCGCGTGAGCCGGTGTGGATCATGACGCAGACAGTGCCTTCGGACAGGCCCATCTGTGTGGCGGCGGTGGTGTCGTAGACACGTTCCACGGCCTGCACTTCCAGGAAGTGGTTGCCCGAGCCTAGGCTGCCGATCTGCCCAAGCCCTCGTTCGATCGCCCGCTCGCTGACCGTTGCCGCGTCGGCCCCCTTGAGCATGCCGCCGTCTTCGCAGCGCTGCAGGTCGCGGGCAACGCCGTGTCCCTGTTGCACCGCGAACCGGGCGCCGCCGGTCAAAACATCCTCCAGCACACCGCGGTTGGGCAGCCGCCACACACCCTTGGTGCCCACGCCGCGCGGTATCGCAACGTCGAGCCGGTCCATCACCGCGCGGATCTTTGGTTGCAACCGCTCGCGGTCCAGGTTACTGACCAAAAGCCTTACCCCGCAGGAGATGTCAAAGCCGACCCCGCCGGGGGAGACGACCCCGTCGGCGTCGATGTCGGTTGCGGCGACGCCGCCGATCGGAAACCCATAGCCCCAGTGCACGTCCGGCATCGCATACGACGCCCGGACAATCCCCGGCAGTGTCGCCACATTGGCCACCTGAACCAACGCCATATCGGCGTGTTCGTCAGGCAACAGCGACCTGGACGCGAACACGATCCCAGGCACCCGCATCGCGCCTTCTTGTTCGATCCGGAATCGATATGGCGCCTCCTCGATGATCTTCATGCGGATGATTCCCTCACTCACACGTCAAGTGTCACCGCGCACCGCCAGCCATGCTGGCCGTGCGAGAAGCGAAGCTCGTTGAGCGACGCCGCCTTCGGTACAGCACCGACCTGAGGCAGCGTCGTTGCATCGACCATCGTAAAGTTGGCGTCGACGGCGCCGTCGGCACCGTTCAGATTGACATCAACCGGTACCTCGCCCTCGGTATCCAACAAATAGATGACCTCATCGAGCACCGCGACCAGCAGATCGTCGTCACGGTCGGCCGTCAGCCGGCGCAGGCGGGTGTGGCGCGGCCGAACCGACGAGGAATCCAGGAAGCTTTCTACCGTGCCGAGCACCGCCTCCCTGATACAGCCATCGCGGGTCGGCGCCCACGCCTCGATCCGCAGATCCGCAGTGTGCGGCACACTCCGATGCCCTGATGTGTACTCTGCCATGGCTTTCCGTACTACACTACGGGTTCGTGGTCGCTCCTCAGCCTGCCCGGCTCATCCGGCGATGAATGTCACCGTGAAATGATACGACCTCCAGTAGATCGTCGGATCGCGCCGTGATCCGGGTCCCGAACCGGCGGCTGGTGTGCTCGACGGTCTTGCGCAGCCACTCGGCGTCGGTCTGAGAGGCCCGCTCGAGTCGCATCCGCCGCACCCGCAGCGGAATCATCCGCAGCGAGACCAGTTGACCGCTGACGGAATCTGTTTGGATCAGATACACCAGTCTGAGGTCGCCGCGGAACGACTGGTGCCCGCCGATGCCTTCGTAGTCATCGATGACGTCGCCGCAGCCGTACAGGATCGGTTTGCCACGGTATATCTCGATCGGCCTGGGATGGTGCGAAGAATGTCCGTGCACGACGTCGATGCCGGCATCGATGAGCCAGTGCGCGAACGCGATTTCGCTCGGCGCTATCGCATGGCCCCAATTGGATCCCCAATGCACCGAGACGATGGCGACATCGCCGTCGCGTTCGTGCGCCAGCACCTCTGCGGCCACCTCGTCGGCAACATCCCGCAGTGATAGATCCCGGATCAGCCACACCCCGGGCCGGTTGTAGTGGGCGGCCCAAGATTCGGGAACGCCGGCCGATTTCACCGCCACCGAGCCGACGAGCACCCGTTGTTTACCGTGAACGCTGACCACCGCAGGGCGGCGAGCGGCGGGCAGGTCGGCTCCCGCCCCGACACTCTGGATCCCCGCCGCGGTGAGAGCCGCGACGGTGTCAGTCAGCCCCTGGTAGCCGAAGTCGAGAATGTGGTTGTTGGCCAGGGCACACGCGTTCGGCCGTAACGCCGTCAGGGCTGGCAGGTTATCCGGGTGCATTCGATAACAGACCGTCTTGTGCTCGACGAATTCACCGTCGGCGGTGATTGTTGTCTCCAGGTTGATCAGCCGCACATCGGGGGCGGCCTCGTCGAGGAGCGCCAGCACCTCACCCCAAGGCCAGTGCCAATCCACCGGGCGTGGAATCGGCCCGTTCGCGTGCTCGGCCAGCCGGACGTATCCCCGCGCATCACGCAGATGCGGTTCACGTAGCACCGGTTCACCGGGATACGGCAGGATCTGATCGACGCCACGCCCAAGCATGACGTCACCGCCCAGCAGCACTGTCACCTCATCAGGGTTACCCGAAGAGCCCGACGACTGATCCGTCTCCATCCCGCCGACGCTAGAGGGTCGTCGATAGCCCGTCAGGAGGCGTTGGTCCCCACCGGGAATGGTCCTAAGGCCCTTCGGCGGGCCCACCCGTCGCGCCACACTCGGGGGATGACAGAACTGACCGGTAGCGATGATGGCGGGCGTCCGTTGGCCCGGCGGCTGGCTTCATTGCGCGACAGTATGAGGTTGTTCGACGACCGTGTCGACGCTGGACGGCACCTGGCCGAGCGCCTGGAGTCGTTGCGCAGCAAGGACATTGTTGTGTTGGGCCTGCCGCGCGGTGGGGTGCCGGTGGCTTTCGAGGTCGCCAAGGCACTGCGGGCGCCGCTGGATGTCCTGGTAGTACGCAAACTGGGGGTGCCGTTTCAACCCGAACTGGCCTTCGGCGCCATCGGTGAGGGCGGCGTGCGGGTGACCAACGACTCGGTGGTGGCCGAAGCCGACCTGTCACAGGACGAGATGGCCGCCGTCGAAACGGAGCAGCGGGCGGAACTGGCGCGTCGCTCGGAACGGTTCCGCTGCGGGCATAACCGCACCCCGATCGCGGGGCGGATCGCGGTGATCGTCGATGACGGCATTGCAACCGGCGCGACCGCCAAGGCCGCCTGCCAGGTGGCCCGCGCC is a genomic window containing:
- the rtcB gene encoding RNA-splicing ligase RtcB; the encoded protein is MSEGIIRMKIIEEAPYRFRIEQEGAMRVPGIVFASRSLLPDEHADMALVQVANVATLPGIVRASYAMPDVHWGYGFPIGGVAATDIDADGVVSPGGVGFDISCGVRLLVSNLDRERLQPKIRAVMDRLDVAIPRGVGTKGVWRLPNRGVLEDVLTGGARFAVQQGHGVARDLQRCEDGGMLKGADAATVSERAIERGLGQIGSLGSGNHFLEVQAVERVYDTTAATQMGLSEGTVCVMIHTGSRGLGHQICTDHVHQMGNAMGRYGIQVPDRQLACVPVRSPEGQAYLAAMAAAANYGRANRQLLTEATRRVFEKQTATSLDLLYDVSHNLAKIEEHPVDGQMRTLCVHRKGATRSLPPHHPEVPTELAAVGQPVLIPGTMGTASYVLAGVPDNPAFFSTAHGAGRVQSRHQAARHTNAEALSRSLEDAGVLVRGKSRKGLAEEKPEAYKDIDAVIETSHLAGLARKVARLIPLGVVKG
- a CDS encoding archease; amino-acid sequence: MAEYTSGHRSVPHTADLRIEAWAPTRDGCIREAVLGTVESFLDSSSVRPRHTRLRRLTADRDDDLLVAVLDEVIYLLDTEGEVPVDVNLNGADGAVDANFTMVDATTLPQVGAVPKAASLNELRFSHGQHGWRCAVTLDV
- a CDS encoding CapA family protein, which translates into the protein METDQSSGSSGNPDEVTVLLGGDVMLGRGVDQILPYPGEPVLREPHLRDARGYVRLAEHANGPIPRPVDWHWPWGEVLALLDEAAPDVRLINLETTITADGEFVEHKTVCYRMHPDNLPALTALRPNACALANNHILDFGYQGLTDTVAALTAAGIQSVGAGADLPAARRPAVVSVHGKQRVLVGSVAVKSAGVPESWAAHYNRPGVWLIRDLSLRDVADEVAAEVLAHERDGDVAIVSVHWGSNWGHAIAPSEIAFAHWLIDAGIDVVHGHSSHHPRPIEIYRGKPILYGCGDVIDDYEGIGGHQSFRGDLRLVYLIQTDSVSGQLVSLRMIPLRVRRMRLERASQTDAEWLRKTVEHTSRRFGTRITARSDDLLEVVSFHGDIHRRMSRAG